The sequence AGTTTTTCATCATTTTCTTTTAAGCCAACAGCCTTTTGGGCTTCAATGGCGGCCACTCTATCTAACAACCTATCCATTTCTCTAGCTTTAACTTCAGTATCATCATATATAAAGTTGAGCTCGGGAATTTTACGAAGCTTCATTTCCTTCCCCAATATTGAACGTAATTGTCCTGATACTAAATCAAGCTGTGATTGCAATGTTTCTTTAGATGAAACATCAAGCAAAGTATAATAAACTCTAGCATAGCTTAAATCTTTTGAGACAGAAACTTTTGTTAATATTGCATCTTTCACGATATCATTTTTTATTCTGCATTGCAGCATTACTGAAATTAATCGTAGAAACTCCTTATTTATTCTCTTCATTCTCAGAGTAACCATGCGATCTTACCTCCCGGCCGGAAATACTAATCTCACAAACCAGCTTACTATAACTATCTGTATGCAACATTAAAAAAATTAAATTATTAAAAATCTGCTAGAATACATACTGTCACTTGTAATACTAGTTAAAAAAAC comes from Synergistaceae bacterium and encodes:
- the rbfA gene encoding 30S ribosome-binding factor RbfA encodes the protein MVTLRMKRINKEFLRLISVMLQCRIKNDIVKDAILTKVSVSKDLSYARVYYTLLDVSSKETLQSQLDLVSGQLRSILGKEMKLRKIPELNFIYDDTEVKAREMDRLLDRVAAIEAQKAVGLKENDEKL